The following are from one region of the Polyangiaceae bacterium genome:
- a CDS encoding winged helix-turn-helix transcriptional regulator, with protein sequence MRQSLESTREIALDALGSAVRRQILGILAAGPVSVGDIAEQLPVSRPAVSRHLRLLTRAQLVTHERRATRNVFRLNGDGFQKVRSYLDEFWDQALPRFAARAEALEREGR encoded by the coding sequence ATGCGGCAATCGCTGGAAAGCACACGAGAAATCGCGCTGGATGCGCTCGGCAGCGCGGTCCGCCGGCAGATTTTGGGGATCCTGGCGGCGGGTCCCGTGTCGGTGGGGGACATCGCCGAACAGCTGCCGGTGAGTCGACCCGCCGTGTCCCGTCATTTGCGGCTCCTCACGCGCGCCCAACTGGTGACTCACGAACGGCGCGCGACGCGCAACGTGTTTCGTCTGAATGGCGACGGCTTCCAAAAGGTCCGCAGCTATCTCGACGAGTTCTGGGACCAGGCCTTGCCCCGATTCGCCGCGCGCGCCGAGGCGCTGGAACGAGAGGGCCGCTGA
- a CDS encoding cytidylate kinase-like family protein: MPRSVEQLVNQNFLRWVEEQKVTSKRRSADSEQKPMIVMSREFGGRGAEIGKKVSAKLSFQYHSQDLVHEIARQSRVRRQLVESLDERARDNIEQWVTELMDGDTFAPNDYLKNLSKVVGALGRHGKGVIVGRGAHFLLDPDRTLRVRAYAPLDERIAYIARRRDLSDGEARALVLKIDAERVAFYRQHFNADVADPLHYDLMLNTSTLSIPACVDMVVRAFRAKLGGK, translated from the coding sequence ATGCCCCGAAGCGTCGAGCAGCTCGTCAATCAGAACTTCCTCCGCTGGGTGGAGGAGCAGAAGGTCACCTCCAAGCGGCGCTCCGCGGACAGCGAGCAAAAGCCGATGATCGTCATGAGCCGCGAGTTCGGCGGCCGGGGCGCGGAGATCGGCAAGAAGGTCTCCGCCAAGCTGAGCTTTCAGTACCACTCGCAGGATCTGGTTCACGAGATCGCGCGGCAGTCCCGCGTGCGGCGCCAACTGGTGGAGTCCCTCGACGAGCGAGCCCGCGACAACATCGAGCAGTGGGTCACGGAGCTGATGGACGGCGACACCTTCGCCCCCAACGACTACCTGAAGAACCTGAGCAAGGTAGTCGGCGCCCTGGGCCGTCATGGCAAGGGAGTGATCGTCGGCCGCGGCGCCCACTTCCTGCTCGATCCGGATCGCACGTTGCGAGTCCGCGCCTACGCTCCGCTGGACGAGCGCATCGCCTACATCGCCCGGCGGCGAGACCTGAGCGACGGCGAGGCCCGCGCACTGGTGCTCAAGATCGACGCGGAACGCGTGGCGTTCTACCGCCAGCACTTCAACGCCGACGTCGCCGACCCCCTGCACTACGACTTGATGCTCAACACCAGCACGCTGTCGATCCCCGCCTGCGTCGACATGGTCGTGCGGGCGTTCCGCGCCAAGCTGGGCGGCAAGTAG
- a CDS encoding sigma 54-interacting transcriptional regulator: MATLRYFPPEGQPVLLPIHKPVTTVGRALGNDVHLPDDTVSDHHAQIVFNGRDFQLEEVDRGAEILINGKKKRRARLVNGDRVQLGRAQLGFSMFSELPTATEPDRDSSDGSSNVLASLRRLHTFSERLMTTSSVDELLEALLDDIIELTGAARGVVLLVDPGEGQSSTPRVRASRNVKREAIEDPSGAISDSIVRQVLESKRPVIVSDALTDTNFSKSESVIALKLSSVMCVPLLSQGEIIGVMYVGNDEVKHLFHREQLDLLTIFAGQASLMLQNAMLVSALRADQQKLKTELQDKRFGEIIGACPGMMEVFRKLQKVAATDISVLITGETGTGKELIARELHRRSNRETGPFVVVNCGAIPENLMESEMFGHVKGAFTGAVASRPGKFQLADGGTLFLDEIGELTLQLQVKLLRAIQERVVYRVGDSRPEKCDIRILAATNRNLEDMIKTGEFREDLFYRLNVVNLWLPPLRERGDDVFIIAKALLSKYADELGSQVKGFSPAALTSIKKYPWPGNIRQLENRIKKALVLCDKTLLDAEDLDLGPEAQVAIVPLEKAKEDFQRRYVLEVLERNNGNRTQTARDLGVDPRTIFRYLEKEQNPMPSGAGGAPVDRGE; this comes from the coding sequence ATGGCGACGCTTCGCTACTTCCCGCCGGAGGGGCAGCCGGTGCTCCTGCCCATCCACAAGCCGGTCACCACCGTAGGCCGCGCGCTGGGCAACGACGTTCACCTGCCGGACGACACCGTCAGCGACCACCACGCGCAGATCGTGTTCAACGGTCGGGACTTCCAGCTCGAAGAGGTGGATCGCGGCGCGGAGATCCTGATCAACGGCAAGAAGAAGCGCCGCGCGCGCCTGGTGAACGGAGACCGCGTGCAGCTCGGAAGGGCGCAGCTCGGCTTTTCCATGTTCAGCGAGCTGCCCACGGCGACGGAGCCGGATCGGGACAGCTCCGACGGTTCGAGCAACGTGCTCGCCAGCCTCCGCCGCCTGCACACCTTCAGCGAGCGGCTGATGACCACCAGCAGCGTGGACGAGCTGCTCGAAGCCCTGCTGGACGACATCATCGAGCTCACCGGAGCCGCCCGCGGCGTGGTGCTCTTGGTGGACCCGGGGGAAGGGCAGAGCTCCACGCCCCGGGTGCGCGCTTCGCGCAACGTGAAGCGCGAGGCCATCGAGGACCCCTCCGGCGCCATCAGCGATAGCATCGTGCGCCAGGTGCTGGAGTCGAAGCGCCCGGTGATCGTCAGCGACGCGCTCACGGACACCAATTTCTCGAAGAGCGAGAGCGTGATCGCGCTCAAGCTTTCCAGCGTGATGTGCGTGCCGCTGCTGTCCCAGGGCGAGATCATCGGCGTGATGTACGTCGGCAACGACGAGGTGAAGCACCTGTTCCACCGCGAGCAGCTGGATTTGCTCACCATCTTCGCGGGGCAGGCGTCGCTCATGCTCCAGAACGCGATGCTGGTCAGTGCCCTCAGGGCGGATCAGCAGAAGCTGAAGACCGAGCTCCAAGACAAGCGCTTCGGAGAGATCATCGGCGCCTGTCCGGGAATGATGGAAGTGTTCCGCAAACTGCAGAAGGTGGCGGCCACGGACATCAGCGTGCTCATCACCGGAGAGACGGGCACCGGCAAGGAGCTCATCGCGCGGGAGCTGCATCGTCGCAGCAATCGCGAGACCGGCCCCTTCGTCGTCGTCAACTGCGGCGCCATCCCGGAAAACCTGATGGAGAGCGAGATGTTCGGCCACGTGAAGGGCGCCTTCACGGGGGCCGTCGCCAGCCGCCCGGGCAAGTTCCAGCTGGCGGACGGCGGCACGCTCTTCCTCGACGAGATCGGCGAGCTCACCCTGCAGCTGCAGGTGAAGCTCTTGCGTGCGATCCAGGAGCGCGTCGTCTACCGCGTTGGCGACAGCCGGCCGGAGAAGTGCGACATCCGCATCTTGGCGGCCACCAACCGGAACCTGGAGGACATGATCAAGACCGGTGAGTTCCGGGAAGATCTGTTCTACCGCCTCAACGTGGTGAACCTGTGGCTGCCTCCGCTGCGGGAGCGTGGGGACGACGTGTTCATCATCGCCAAGGCGTTGCTCAGCAAGTACGCGGACGAGCTCGGCAGCCAGGTGAAGGGCTTCTCCCCGGCAGCGCTCACCTCCATCAAGAAGTATCCCTGGCCGGGCAACATCCGGCAGCTCGAAAACCGCATCAAGAAGGCGTTGGTGCTGTGTGACAAGACCTTGCTCGATGCCGAGGATCTGGATCTCGGTCCCGAGGCGCAGGTCGCCATCGTGCCCCTCGAGAAGGCGAAGGAAGACTTTCAGCGGCGCTACGTCTTGGAAGTCCTCGAGCGCAACAACGGCAACCGCACGCAGACCGCCCGGGATCTGGGCGTGGATCCGCGCACCATCTTTCGCTACCTCGAGAAGGAGCAGAACCCGATGCCCAGCGGCGCCGGCGGTGCTCCCGTGGATCGCGGAGAGTAG
- a CDS encoding NAD(P)-dependent glycerol-3-phosphate dehydrogenase, protein MSHVAVIGAGAWGTALALLLAGQGENVVLWTWQPEHARAIERDRENREFFAGFPLPDAIRASSELPDALAEADLVLLVVPSDAFRETLERAKPQLPAGVPLVSATKGIENDSLMLMSEVIEDVLGSDARARSLFLSGPSFAKEVALGMPTNVVVAGDDQELGVEVQKRFATDRFRVYSSDDPVGVEMGGALKNVIAIAAGACDGLGFGHNTRAALITRGLAEISRLAIAKGGNPLTLAGLAGMGDLVLTCTGELSRNRTVGFEMGQGKSLDQVLASLGHVAEGVKTAKSAHQLAARLGVELPIAGEVYRVLYEGKDPRTAVRDVLTRPLKKEWD, encoded by the coding sequence ATGAGCCATGTCGCCGTGATCGGAGCTGGGGCCTGGGGCACCGCGCTGGCCCTGCTCTTGGCGGGACAGGGGGAAAATGTGGTGCTGTGGACCTGGCAGCCGGAGCACGCTCGCGCCATCGAGCGGGACCGGGAGAACCGAGAGTTCTTCGCCGGCTTCCCCCTGCCCGACGCCATTCGGGCCAGCTCGGAGCTACCGGACGCCCTGGCCGAAGCGGATCTCGTGCTGTTGGTCGTGCCCTCGGACGCGTTCCGCGAGACGCTCGAGCGCGCCAAGCCCCAGCTGCCCGCCGGCGTACCGCTGGTGAGCGCCACCAAGGGCATCGAGAACGACTCGCTCATGCTCATGAGCGAGGTGATCGAGGACGTGCTGGGTTCCGACGCGCGCGCGCGCTCGCTGTTTCTGTCGGGGCCGAGCTTCGCGAAGGAAGTGGCGCTGGGCATGCCCACCAACGTGGTCGTCGCCGGGGACGATCAGGAGCTGGGGGTCGAGGTCCAGAAGCGCTTCGCGACGGATCGCTTCCGGGTTTACTCGAGCGACGACCCGGTGGGCGTGGAGATGGGCGGCGCGCTCAAGAACGTGATCGCGATCGCCGCCGGCGCGTGCGACGGCCTGGGCTTCGGCCACAACACCCGCGCCGCGCTCATCACCCGAGGCCTCGCCGAGATCTCGCGCTTGGCCATCGCCAAGGGCGGCAACCCGCTCACCCTCGCGGGCCTCGCGGGGATGGGGGATCTGGTGCTGACCTGCACCGGGGAGCTCAGCCGCAACCGGACCGTGGGCTTCGAGATGGGCCAGGGCAAGAGCCTCGACCAAGTGCTCGCGAGCTTGGGTCACGTGGCCGAGGGCGTGAAGACCGCCAAGAGCGCCCACCAGCTCGCGGCGCGCTTGGGCGTGGAGCTGCCCATTGCCGGGGAGGTGTACCGCGTGCTGTACGAAGGCAAGGACCCCCGGACCGCGGTCCGGGACGTTCTGACGCGGCCCCTCAAGAAAGAGTGGGATTGA
- the lepB gene encoding signal peptidase I, with protein sequence MAEPAAPPAQNPRLYRNAFYALWFVVVPALLAIVTIWVLKPADPDPMAQGLAKLRFWVYDQPVPVGIVLFTVFEMVLYHYRYNLPLAGKVGIGGRPDLAPELRRQFEQAAHLLDEAERIRRKNEKSIERHVPSKARESLEDSLESLRDAMQAEPFDEREFKESLEDAAEQVDRHLGRWRKGELREYVESIGIAVGVALLLRAFVVEAFKIPSGSMLPTLQIQDHIFVNKFVYGPHIPFTNKRLWNSLPPKHGDVIVFEYPDPNPANERQDFIKRVIALPGDTLTVEGGHPSINGWRVPNCDVGSYEFFEGDEQMEKRGELFVEYLGDYAYLTLFEDDRFDGRQGPYFVKPGEVWVLGDNRNNSSDSRAWFGGRGGGAPFANIKGRAMFVWMSFGVNGGITWDRIFTDVMGRPRLPKIAAQELKNNIDKCLAKRPPISETTPPAPKK encoded by the coding sequence TTGGCCGAACCGGCAGCTCCCCCCGCACAAAACCCCAGGCTGTACCGCAACGCGTTCTACGCGCTGTGGTTCGTGGTGGTCCCTGCTCTGCTCGCCATCGTCACCATCTGGGTGCTGAAGCCGGCGGATCCGGATCCCATGGCCCAAGGCCTGGCGAAGCTCCGCTTCTGGGTCTACGACCAGCCCGTTCCGGTGGGCATCGTGCTGTTCACGGTGTTCGAGATGGTGCTCTACCACTACCGCTACAACCTGCCCCTGGCAGGCAAGGTGGGTATCGGCGGTCGACCGGACTTGGCGCCGGAGCTCCGGCGCCAGTTCGAGCAAGCCGCGCACCTTCTGGACGAAGCCGAGCGCATCCGGCGCAAGAACGAAAAGTCGATCGAGCGCCACGTGCCCAGCAAGGCCCGGGAGTCCCTGGAGGACTCCCTCGAGTCCCTGCGGGACGCGATGCAGGCGGAGCCCTTCGACGAGCGCGAGTTCAAGGAGTCCCTGGAAGACGCCGCGGAGCAGGTGGATCGCCACCTGGGGCGCTGGCGCAAGGGCGAGCTCCGGGAGTACGTGGAGTCCATCGGCATTGCCGTGGGCGTGGCCCTGTTGCTGCGCGCCTTCGTGGTGGAGGCCTTCAAGATCCCGAGCGGCTCCATGCTGCCCACGCTGCAGATCCAGGATCACATCTTCGTGAACAAGTTCGTGTACGGGCCTCACATACCGTTCACGAACAAGCGACTGTGGAACAGCCTGCCGCCCAAGCACGGCGACGTGATCGTGTTCGAGTACCCGGATCCGAACCCCGCCAACGAGCGTCAGGACTTCATCAAGCGCGTGATTGCCTTGCCGGGGGACACGCTCACCGTGGAGGGCGGGCACCCGAGCATCAACGGCTGGCGCGTGCCCAACTGCGACGTGGGCAGCTACGAGTTCTTCGAGGGGGACGAGCAGATGGAAAAGCGTGGGGAGCTTTTCGTCGAGTACCTCGGGGACTACGCCTACCTCACGCTGTTCGAAGACGATCGCTTCGACGGCCGCCAGGGTCCGTACTTCGTCAAGCCCGGCGAAGTGTGGGTGTTGGGCGACAACCGCAACAACTCGAGCGATTCCCGCGCCTGGTTCGGCGGTCGCGGTGGCGGCGCACCCTTCGCCAACATCAAGGGCCGCGCCATGTTCGTGTGGATGAGCTTCGGCGTGAACGGCGGCATCACCTGGGATCGCATCTTCACCGACGTGATGGGCCGCCCGCGGCTGCCGAAGATCGCAGCGCAAGAGCTGAAGAACAACATCGACAAGTGTCTCGCCAAGCGCCCGCCCATCAGCGAGACCACGCCGCCCGCTCCCAAGAAGTAA
- a CDS encoding LysR family transcriptional regulator, whose protein sequence is MIEELRHFLLVVEHGTVTEAARHAHLSQPALSASLKRLEEYFGAPLLFRGRAGATPTAAGMALVPRAEAVLAALGDARRAVAEIEGLSAGEVRVGASGTAATYLLPEPLARFRKLHPDVRIVLRELSARRAAADVERGELDLAVVSDPGGELWMRDEFVLVGSRKVHTPDAPMITFSTDTTTRQNLDRHFPDANIVMELGSIAAVKRHVRAGIGIALLSRAAVQADLDAKRLVVVKSDKTPIPRELRLVHRGRELLSPAAAALRALLLERQKKR, encoded by the coding sequence GTGATCGAAGAGCTGCGCCACTTCCTGCTCGTGGTGGAGCACGGCACGGTCACGGAGGCCGCGCGTCACGCGCACCTTTCGCAGCCGGCCCTGTCGGCATCACTGAAACGACTCGAAGAGTACTTCGGCGCGCCGCTCCTGTTCCGCGGTCGCGCGGGCGCAACGCCCACGGCGGCGGGCATGGCGCTGGTGCCACGAGCGGAGGCGGTGCTCGCGGCGCTGGGCGACGCGCGGCGCGCGGTCGCGGAGATCGAAGGGCTCAGCGCCGGCGAAGTGCGCGTCGGGGCGAGCGGGACGGCAGCGACGTACCTGTTGCCCGAGCCGCTGGCGCGGTTCCGCAAGCTGCACCCCGACGTGCGTATCGTGCTGCGCGAGCTCAGTGCGCGGCGCGCTGCCGCGGACGTGGAGCGCGGCGAGCTCGACCTCGCCGTGGTGAGCGACCCCGGGGGCGAGCTGTGGATGCGCGACGAGTTCGTGCTGGTCGGCTCCCGCAAGGTGCACACGCCGGACGCGCCGATGATCACGTTCTCGACGGACACGACGACGCGCCAGAACCTGGACCGTCACTTTCCGGACGCCAACATCGTGATGGAGCTCGGGAGCATCGCCGCGGTGAAGCGCCACGTGCGCGCCGGCATCGGCATCGCGCTGCTCAGCCGCGCCGCGGTGCAGGCGGATCTGGACGCCAAGCGCCTGGTCGTCGTGAAGAGCGACAAGACGCCCATCCCGCGGGAGCTCCGTCTGGTGCATCGCGGGCGAGAGCTACTGTCCCCCGCCGCCGCGGCGCTCCGCGCGCTCCTGCTCGAGCGCCAGAAGAAGCGCTGA